tgagagtgatgatgatgataatgatgaagaatataataccttggtgcataatatggcaatgatatatgcttctcttcatggtaataaagaagctcgtgctaatctcgaacactctatggataccttgagtaaatatagggaaaccatagtggagttggagtcccatgttgaaaatggggaaatgagattcaatctcctcaagcaagagctaaaagatgagaagcatactaattttatgctcacacaaaaaattgaatcatatgagcttgaaaatgaaaaatctattgatgatgcttgtgctactaactctaactcttgtgaagcatctaccttaaaggagaatgttgagctaagggctcaacttgagttgctaactagcaattgtagggaattggaagaaagcaataaaacgctctcacactcttttgaggatcttctaacttcctacgatgagctaaagttagctcatgaggctagtatcactaaggtaacatcttgtgagcctcatgtggacattagcacaatctctacccaaaatgttatattgccatgtgctagtccttgtaatccatctagtcaaactagtgatacaccttgtgttggattacttgatttgccttgttgctctaacaatgaagcttctacttcctctagtacttgtatttctactaaccatgtagaggaaataaaagagctcgaggctcaagttctttctttgaagaaagacttggaaaagcgtcatgaagggaaatccgcacttgacaagatgttgagtatgcaacaatcccccaatgacaagagtggacttggattcaactccaataacaagaacaagtccaagagcaagagcaacaagaagaagggccaagacaaagtcaaggatccggccaagttggtttgcttcaagtgcaaggttgaagggcatcatgttaaatcatgcccattgaagaagaagcacttgagtgagaaacaacaagggaaacggccacaaggtcaaggtcatgctcatgctcgacctcaagttgaagataggccacttcccaagaagaatcaagatattgttccccaagagaagaaatcaataaagaagagaaaggggaacacttgctacttatgtcgtgagaaggggcactttgcttcttcttgcttaggtggtaccttatctaaccctataattgttgatgatgattattctctagggaaggataagaatggcaatgtgtttgccaagtttgttggaactcaaagtggtttcaagaaaagaaccatttgggttgccaagcctattgtgattaacctcttaggacccaacttggttggggaccaacaatctcaaacttgatcaataggtacaagtggaggtcattggagacttggctacttcatgaagaattaagggaccttcatatattatattttgaccaagccaagtcgtatggattatcatctatatcgtatatccaatgttcctctttgcggtaacttatacttcaactcatcatatttattgtaagttacttgcccctttgcatgtttggttttgtaccaaatatttgtgtgtatgtgttgtgccttacttacctatcttgtgtattcaagtatgtttgtttgactcatcatatacgtgTGTATTGTCttggagcctaatgcatcttgatgatatcttatttggctctctttgagtgattaatggacatcccattttgggggagtaatatgctttgtgcatctctccttctataaaatgtgggtatatgggtaccaccacttagtattgatattgcaagattatctagtcactatgtggtgtgccatactcatgagaaattcaaattctaaatatccattaatcatctctagttgaatttttagttgcctcttatttagaagaaatgttttatcacgttatgggggagtaatatgttttgtacatatcacaagcctagaaaatgtgaacatatgaggttatgccacttagagttgatgctcttaattatcttgttcctaggtggcatgttttctcaaacaagctccacttctattaaaaagcttttattgctcatcttatggattcttgtttgaataagaaattcttggtacggttttcctcaaatacatatctctataattTATTTGGGACACCGATTGCTTCAAgtgattctaatcattgccgtgcgtgattgtttgactagttgaagctatcaagaatcttcatccgtgcatagtgcttaattctatatacttatcctatgccttttattgtgaagttgatcctttctaacattgtcaatactccaccggaaattatttccaatatactcattgtctttgacaattgataaccttgtatgtggttgaatttttggatcatcttcaccttggattgtttcttattgccttattttacttccaacaaatctttgttgctcccatgtgtcttccttgtccctttgaaaaatgttttgataaattctcttgattcatatcaagtgtttgttttggaagacaaaccttttccttatggtacattgtgccattgtgaaaagtgtatagggtttggtttattttgtttgaaccttgctcttttggggagtttgctatctcattctttcttacatgatttatttgcttgaatgagataaatccttgagcatgttttctttatttcatcctttatgctcaatggtttcttcttagttcatttgttgaactttgttgaacaaatcttttgtgatttgcttcttagatataacttggacaacaaatttgttttgtggcacctctatgccttatctaattcttttggtgttttgtccaaagtatatctttcttggatctttaaaggttttggtgcatgcttatatgtaatttgtttatacttgtagcatgcttgctttcttttgatccattatgtaggatatactccatcaaatcctaaatggctaagatgtgcatgaaattcaaatttcatctaaatatgcacatgtttatatggagtgtgtcctatatattgtggttagtctaaccatgttggacccaataagtttggggaccaagatgtacttgaatgatgttttaggtacattggagatgcaatggaggcttgtctcatctataaggaaggtgttgtcaccatatgaggattggagtcaagctaggatgatcgatgaactcttatctactacatcaagccattgccatctcggtaacaagtatcttattcatgcactctcatatagcatccaacctcttgtaggttgtatcttggcatgaaattatttatttcgaaaatattgcggttcttgaaaaacccttttaaagtaaaacttcttattgaacatttgagtaatttgagaagatgcatatgataggttatatatatatatcatattttatgattcacctatcacaaatatgccctctagcaatttattgcatatcaattcctcaaagagctcttgtgtgcaatattgatgaatttgtgaaataaatccgtatttgtgatacttgttgcctctctcaaaacattccaactagcttgacttcccttattgttggttgtgatgtttttgagattttatttggttgaagctcattcatataccataagtgaaaattggagccataggctatatatatgctttattaagcaaacatcctttggtatattttatgacttcatcttggataccttgtcttatctattttgttaacctcttgtgtgtgcatgtttctttatggatcactttgtccactttagaaactcatatacataagagcgctaatccatcaccttgatatccttgttctttgccaaccatcttcttatccttttgattttagtgttgttggtaaagaagatttatgagtgcttagtttatttgttttccttcttgcactcatatctcgtaattgttggactaaagttgttcttgataagcatactctctttatcttagttgtgttctaaatgatatatagggagtgaggattccatgtttgtgcatattgtattcaaacgcaaacattataaattgtgcacgaaccttggggagctttcttatttttagagcaccatatctctcttatcatgatatctttgtttgtccaattggatccttgattgcttgcctttatttgttgaagctcacttcaccatattatctttatgcaatctttgatcctcaatatagtttgacttccttcaagtattcatcattggatatgtgcacttgattccactcaaattatgagaagtgcacactttggggaggaactcacattatattggccttctaaatttttcacccattttgacaatcgatgccaatgggggagaagtttagagggtttaagggaatggttttatacttaagcttggtttgtgcttaagtgttttgcctctcatgcattccatatttttatgtcttgcatggttgtatatatatagtggaaactatcccaaaggttaatcttgacaacgtatgcaatgaattcatgttcatcacacgtgcatacattgtgggggagttttctctatatatattggttctactcacatccattgcatttgttgtagttgtgtgagtagagtcggttttgatatggactagttgctttgtgttacttgaccatatcaaatacaacctcttgtatacaacttattctcggataagttgcgtacttgtcactaatattcattatataaaccctcttattgtggttgtcatcaattaccaaaatgggggagattgtaagggtacattgcccctatgtgtggttttggtaattaatgacaacccctatggactaatgttttcattgagtttatatgaaggaatattccataggttctacttgctctccatgtgttggattcaagtatggatgccatgaagataaagatataccttgtgtattggcatcaagatcatcggtatgaagatatatatgtgatatgatcaagaagaagaaatgaagatggagttcttatgtggaactcaatattagccatgctctatcctatgagataagcaatgaatgatcaagatcttgagagcttgattccaagtgaagaattctttatacacctcaagatagtatgatagagtatgagaagatacaaggttgagttgggcaagttcaagttgagcatcttgagtggatcacatacttgaagcttgccgtccatttggtgatgatggacatgtgaagatgtgcatcaatagagctttcccatcatggtgtatgggggagcatttgtgagtcttcacgaagcgacgatgatcaagtgaggcattccggcttgagtggagcttgaagagctgtcatcaagatcaagcgggatgcgcaaggcaaaggtatggccttgctaggttttccttttaccggtctcaaggtggttgttgggagaccggattattggatagatagccgcactatcaagaggggctttcggttgggtaacttgatcgcatcgtcttagggagctcaatcctttgcatactttgcatatccctattgcttcttggtgtttctctgtgtgaggttcttgagcttgttgctagctttacaacaagcccaagttcatcgaaaacggaatccgcatgcatcttctattgcgttttcgagtttggacgtctttaccgtttcttgacggtgggagactccctctctaaaatcatctaaaatgttctgtgaggagtctccatatttccagtttttgttggggttctattcgtcgttatctttccaacaaaattggtttcatgcgattcggagttcgggagcaatagttattaaagaaaagggaaaaaggaaaaagaataaaaagaaaaagaaaaaaagggaggggcagccggtcggccggccggtcTGCCGGGCcacgcgccggcccacccggtcgtgaTCCGGCCCGGGCGCCATTGCCATCCGGGTGGCAACCAGTGGGCTTGGCCACCTCATCCGGCGGCACCCGGTTACCAACCGGGCCGCCGATGGAGGCCCCGGCCGGACCGGCCTCTCCGCCGGCTGGGCTTAACGCCCAGGCGCGGCCCACCTGCCCCGCGCTCCTCCTGCTTATCCGCCGCCCAGCGCGGCTATCTGCCCAGTCCGGTTCtttgggccggtcggaccgggccacccGACCGGGCTCCTCGGTGCCCAGGCCGGTCGGCCAGCTGCAGCCGGCTGGGCGATTCTAGAGCTGTTTTTTTTGCCCGTTTTTCTTGTCTTTTTCCCCCCAACAGTTTTAtttgctcccatgctataaataggcttcttccaccttgagccaaaccagttcttcccattctctcacctccattgttgctatttgaagaacttgctctcccccttgattcctccaaccattcttgctcatatttgaggatttgagagaggagatctagatctacacttccaccaaaccgtttcttctctaagtgagggaatctcttgggatctagatcttggagtctttggttgactttcccccttgttcatcctctccaatctcatcctagcattcgttgctttggtgggatttgagtgtgaaggacttgaacacctccggtgttcttgctttgcatcattgcatagtgttgagctctccaccacgatttgttcgagtgagagaccgtgagcttgttactcttggagggtgacctcctagttggcttggtgattggtgctccggtgatctcttcaagaagattgtgaagaggcccgagcttctccttcgtggagcttgtgaagtggttgtggagcttgccatctccggagcggaggaaaagctaaccataaggaaagggccattatccttcgtgggtgtggttcggagaatagggtgagccttcgtggcgcggggaatccttcgtgggacctccactcctccaaacgtgacgtaccttgttgcaaagcaagggaacacgggaatacatcctcgtctccgcgtgcctcggttatttctatacccgagctctctttccttgtgatagccatcgtgcttgaagtacatatatcttgctatcacttgtgctacatatatcttgtgcctatcttgcttagctctagttgctattgttacacttatttgagcttagcatatttagggtttgtgcttgtaaactaaacgatagtttaattccgcattcatacaagacaaatccgcaagagtttgtaattgcctattcaccccccccctctaggcgacatctcgatctttcagtttGCCTGGAATTGGTTACCAGCGAACGGGCACTCGGGTGGCTTACTGCTGGGTTTCCGGGATGAAACCTTCGAGGTGGGGGAATGGAGGAAAGGGGTTTTCTTCATCTCCGCCAAGATCCTCCAGCGGAATATCAATATGATATGGTGTTTCATGCTGGTTTATGGCCCGGCTGACCACGGGAGAACGGACGAGTTTCTGGGGGAACTTGAACGGGTGGTCGCTGAGTGTCAGGTCCCATTGGTGATTGCGGGAGATTTCAACCTCATCCGCTCCGCTGGGGATAAGAGCAATGACAACATTAATTGGCCTAGGGTGCGCCGGTTTAATGAGTCCATTGCTTCCATGGCGCTGCGGGAGATCAACAgggcaggggccaggtttacttGGACCAACAGACAGCTGAACCCAATCCGGTGTGTCCTGGATCGTGTCTTTGTGTCCACGTCCTGGGAGGCCAGTTTCCCCTATGTTCGGTGACTGCGGTTACTAGGATTGGTTCAGACCATAACCCGCTTCTGCTCAATAGTGGGGAGGAGACGAGGTGTTTACCACCACGGTTCTTCTTCCAAACCTGGTGGTTTAGCGTGAATGGCTTTGGGGAGCTTGTTAAATCTAAACTTGACCATTTTCTGCTAGAATTGGGTCCGCATCGGGATTGCATTGACCTATGGCAATGTGTGGCGCGCAATCTACGACAGTTCCTTAAAGGCTGGGGTACCAACCTGGGCAAGGAGAAGTGGCTCTTCAAGGACCTGCTATCCCAGGTCGAGGAGCTAGATCGACGGGCTGATGTGGCGGGCTTGGACGAAGAGGGATGGGCCCTTAGGTACCATCTGGAGGACCAGTTGATTCTATTGGATAGAATTGAGGAAGAATACTGGAAGCAGAGGAGTAGGGTGCGATGGACTTTGGAGGGGGACTCCTGCACCAAATACTTCCACGCCATCGCAAACGGCCGCCGGAGGAAATGCTCTATCCCGCGGCTAATAACACCACAGGGGGAGGTGGACGACCAAAGGGACCTGATGGAGCATGTCTACGACTTCTATCGGGGCTGATGGGCGCTACTGGGGAGGACAGGGTGTTCTCCTTGGCTCCAGACCTTTGGGAGGAGGGCAAGAGAATCTCGGATGGGGAGAATCTGGCCTTGGAGCTCACCTTCACGCTAAAGGAGTTAGATGAGGTTCTCCTAAGCATGAAGCCGGACTCGGCACCGGGGTCGGACGGCTTGCCGGTCCTGTTCTTCAAGAGATTCTGGGGAATCTTGCGAGGACACATCCTCGCGCTGCTCAATGACTTTGTCTTGGGAAGGGTGGATATTGCGCGCCTCAACTATGGGATTATCACGTTGATCCCCAAAGTCAAAGGAGCGGACACTATCAAGCAGTTCAGGCCGATAGCACTAATTAATGTCATTTTCAAATTTGTGGCCAATGCTTTCGCTATTCGCCTGGCGCCGCTTGCTcatagctaggatgatcgatcgtAGTCAGACTGCGTTTATCCGTGGTAGATGTCTACATGAGGGGGTGCTGGCCTTACATGAGATTGTGCATGAGCTTAGAGTGAAGAGGCTGGGGGGGCCTCCTCCTCAAGCTCGACTTTGAGAAGGCCTACGACAGAGTGAACTGGGACTTTCTCCAAGAAGTTTTGCTGAGGAAGGACTTCTCGGCCATGGTGTTTCACCGCTTGATGCAGCTGGTCAGGGGTGGCCAAACTGCTATCAATGTTAACGGAGAGGTGGGACCTTTCTTTCGAAACGCGCGGGGAGTACGGCAGGGCGACCCACTCTCCCCGATCCTCTTTGATTTCCTGGTCGATGCGTTGGCGGCCATGCTGGCTAAGGCTAACGCGGCAGGTCACATCAAGGGGGTGGTGTCACATTTgatcccgggggggggggggggggggtcacaCACCTACAATACACCAATGATACGATGATCCTGACTGAACCGACGGAGCTAGGCATTGCTAACCTGAAATTCCTCCTCCTATGTTTCGAGAACATGTCGGTTTGAAGATAAACTTCGACAAGAGTGAGGTACTGGTGACAGAGGTCCCAGAGGAGGAAAAGCGCAGGGTGGCAAACCTGTTGAACTGCAAGCTGGGGACCTTTCCTATGCGATACCTAGGTCTCCCGGTGAGCAGCGGTCCGCTAAGGGTAGCAGACTGGGAGTTCCTCCCGGAGAAGGTGGGACAGCAGGTGGATCCATGGCAAGGCCTTTTTCTGGCCTCTGCTGGGAGGTTGGAGCTCACCAACTCCTGCCTCTCGAGCCTGCCTATGTTCGCGATGGGAATTTACTTGTTACATGACTCGACCCACTACGCGATGGATAGGTCAAGGGCAAGATTCTTTTGGGAATGAGTCGGGAACACTAGGAAGTACCACATGGTGGATTGGGCGACGGTGTGCAAGCCCAAGGAGGTTGGGGGTTTGGGGATCCTCAACACGAAACTCATGAACATCGCACTCATGCTGCGATGGATCTGGAAGATTTATCAGAATGAGGAGGGTCTATGGGCGGACCTCCTTTGCGCCAAGTATCTTGGCGAACACGACTTCTTCTCCACAGAGGTGCCGGTGCGGGGGTCACAATTCTGGAATGCCATCCAAAAAATTAAATGGCACTTCAAGCTGGAAGCGAAGCATACGGTTCATAACGGGAAATGGACCTACTTTTGGAAGGATTGGTGGGTGGTGCCGGGGCCCCTGCGGGCCCGCTATCCTCGCCTGTTTAGCTGTTGTACCCATCCGGATGTTACGGTCCATGCAACCCGAGTGCTCGGAGGGGTACCCGGGGAATGGCGCATCCGGTTTCGGAGGCAATTTAGCCTGGCGGAAACTGTCGAGTGGGATAAGCTGTGCAGGGAAGTACATGCCTTACCGGTGGAGGAGCGGAACGACAGCGTGTCGTGGTCGCTCGAGAACTCGGGGATGTTCTCGACCAGGTCCGTCTATCACGGCCTGATGCAAGGGGCGGCTGTCACACATTTCAAGGAGGTCTGGCTCACCAGGGTGCCTCCCAAGATTAAAATCTTCATGTGGCAGCTCATTAGAAGGAAGCTCCCGTCGTGCGAGCAAGTGGCCAAGAGGATGGGACCCTCCAATGGCTGTTGCGTGTTGTGTTGGGAGATTGAAGATTGTAATCATATCTTCTTCACATGTCACATGGCTAGGTTCATGTGGGCTGGAGTTAGGGAACTCCTTCATTGCGAGTGGAACCCGGCAGGGGCCGGGGATTTCATCGCACTTGCGCAGGGTTTGGCAGGCCCCCTTCGTAGATTAGTTTGGTTCACCTTTGCGACCCTTAGCTGGTCCCTTTGGAACATTAGGAATAAACTAACTATCAAAGGGAAGATGATCGGTAACCCGACTGACGCTTTCTATCATATGCTTATTCACATGCAGTCCTGGAGGGTTCTGATCAGACGGAGAGGGTTCTGATCAGACGGAGAGGGTTCTGATCAGACGGAGGGACAAGACGCTGCTGGACGTGGCACGGGATGAGGTCAGGAGGCTGCACGCGAGGGCTAGGGCCGCAAATTAGCTATATCATTCGACCCACTTCAGGGCTTTGTATCGATACTATGCTGCTTTGCCCTCACTTGCTGGGGCGGATTGGACCTGTTCTTGGACCGGTGTCGTGTGTGTGGTGTGGTTATCTTGTATGAACCGTAACTTTGTGTTGAACCGTTACTGGGCTTTATGTTTCTGGCCCATGTGGCCCATCTGCTGTGTATGTGGCTGAGCTATATATATTCTCACCTCAGTACCGTGTAACCCTAGACAGAATAGAGAGTGAGCTTCCACCCACAAGGTTAGCCGCCGCCTCTgatctctacatggtatcagagctctagAGGATGGAGGGGGTGGCGCTGGAGATGAAGACCCAGTGAGTGGATCTGTTGGAGGCTGCGAGGGATTTGGTGGTTCTGCATCAGGAGGTCTGAGGGAAGTGTTGTGGCAAGGCTGAGCCATGGGAGACGATTTGGCAAAGGCACTGGACAGGCTGGCGGAGATCCTCACCGCCAAGACTACAGAGGCTACGGCTGTGGCCAGGTCAGGAGATGGGGCTCTACTTGCTGGAGTCTCACAGGCAGAGGGGGTGCAAAAGCTGGAACTGGCACCAAACGAGATTAAACTGGAGGGTGTTAGCAATTATTTGAGCTGGTCTAGGAGAGGACGGCTGTTGCTGAAGACGAAAGCTTTGGAAGGATATGTTCTGGGAGAAGTTGTTGAACCTGTTGAGAAGCAAGGTGCCGAGTGGAAGAAATGGAGCACTACTGATTCAGGAATACTTGCGTGGTTGCTCAGCTCTTTAACCCCGCCAGTTGCTGCATCTGTTGAGGCACTGCCTACTGCAAAAGAGGTATGGGAAGCTTTGTCTCAGATGTATTCTGGTAAGGGAAATGTGATGCTTGTTTCTCAACTTGAGGATAGACTGCATGATCTCACTCAAGGTGAAAAGTCAGTGATGACTTATGTGGGGGAGCTGAAGCAGTTGTGGGCTGATTTGGATCATCTTGATCCTTTGGTGCTCACCCATACTGAATGTGTTGTGGCAGCAAAGAAATGGATTGAAGGCAAGCGAGTGCTCAAGTTTTTGAAGGGTCTGAATCAAGACTTTGAGAATAGGAGGGCGAATCTGATGCATGAAACTCAGTTGCCTTCACTTGAAGCTGCTATTGCCGCTATTGCACAAGAGGAAACAAGACTGAAGTGCAATGGAAAAGGGGAACTTACACAAAGGCCTGCCTATCTTGTGTCTGAGTGGCAGCAGACCAGAGAGTGCTTCAACTGTGGAGTAAGTGGCCACCTTGTCCATCAATGTACAGCTCCACCTCGCCGAGGCAGAGGAGGTTTCAGAGGCAGCAGGTATGGCAGGGGATACTATAGAGGTGGTAGAGGCGTAAACGGAGGAAATTACTACCACAACTCGGGCGGTCCACAAGGAGGGGCCGAGCCAATATGACATTCTGAGAGGGAGGTAGATCAGTAACTCAGAATCAGGGAAGTGTTGAAGGGGAAGTGAAGAAAAATGAACAGCAAGGAGAAACGAGCTTCGGGCAGTTTGCTCATTTTGTCTACACCAAAGGTAATACAGAAAATGTCTCTCTAGATGCTCATAAGCTTGATTCTGATTGGGTATTAGATTCTGGTGCCTCGAGTCATGTTACTGGTAATAGTAGAGAGTTTGAGATGTATAATCAGTACCCATCTACATACCATGAAACCATTCAAACTGCAGATGGTACTGCTCAACCTGTAAAAGGTGTTGGAGATGTCCAGTGTTCATCTAACATAAAGTTATCCTCTGTCCTACATGTGCCTGCATTTCCAGTGAGCTTGATCTCTTTGAGTAACCT
This region of Lolium perenne isolate Kyuss_39 chromosome 2, Kyuss_2.0, whole genome shotgun sequence genomic DNA includes:
- the LOC139835101 gene encoding uncharacterized protein, with protein sequence MEAPAGPASPPAGLNAQARPTCPALLLLIRRPARLSAQSANGHSGGLLLGFRDETFEVGEWRKGVFFISAKILQRNINMIWCFMLVYGPADHGRTDEFLGELERVVAECQVPLVIAGDFNLIRSAGDKSNDNINWPRVRRFNESIASMALREINRAGARFTWTNRQLNPIRGEETRCLPPRFFFQTWWFSVNGFGELVKSKLDHFLLELGPHRDCIDLWQCVARNLRQFLKGWGTNLGKEKWLFKDLLSQVEELDRRADVAGLDEEGWALRYHLEDQLILLDRIEEEYWKQRSRVRWTLEGDSCTKYFHAIANGRRRKCSIPRLITPQGEVDDQRDLMEHVYDFYRG